A part of Deinococcus betulae genomic DNA contains:
- a CDS encoding type II toxin-antitoxin system Phd/YefM family antitoxin — MPTPLPKERSGRACDPTRPESAEAEAQLTVFPASEARANFMEVISRVRFGRERLVITNKGKPAAAMVTMEDLRILQLLDDVDI, encoded by the coding sequence ATGCCAACACCCCTGCCCAAGGAGCGTTCAGGACGGGCCTGCGACCCAACGCGACCCGAGTCCGCCGAAGCCGAAGCTCAGCTGACAGTTTTCCCCGCCAGCGAAGCGAGAGCCAACTTTATGGAAGTGATTAGCCGTGTCCGGTTCGGACGCGAGCGCCTGGTGATCACCAACAAAGGAAAGCCTGCTGCCGCGATGGTCACGATGGAAGACCTGAGGATCCTGCAGCTTCTAGATGACGTAGACATCTAG